In one window of Tripterygium wilfordii isolate XIE 37 chromosome 1, ASM1340144v1, whole genome shotgun sequence DNA:
- the LOC119998776 gene encoding serine/threonine-protein phosphatase PP1-like isoform X1 — protein sequence MEPSVLDGLISRLLEVRGRPGKQVQLSEGETRQLCLTSRTIFLKQPNLLELEAPIKICGDVHGQYSDLLKLLESGGFPPRANYLFLGDYVDRGKQSLETICLLLAYKIKYPENFFLLRGNHECASVNRIYGFYDECKRRFNVRLWRIFTDCFNCLPVAALVDGKILCMHGGISPDLRNLDQIRNLQRPTDVPDSGLLCDLLWSDPSNDIQGWGANDRGVSYTFGADRVIEFLKKHDIDLIVRAHQVVEDGYEFFANKQLVTIFSAPNYCGEFDNAGAMMSVDENLICSFQILKPA from the exons ATGGAGCCTTCGGTTCTTGACGGTTTGATTAGTAGGCTGCTTGAAGTTAGAGGCAGACCAGGGAAACAGGTGCAGCTCTCTGAGGGTGAGACTAGGCAGCTCTGTCTCACCTCCAGGACCATTTTCTTGAAGCAGCCAAACCTTTTGGAGCTTGAAGCACCTATCAAAATCTGTG GGGACGTACATGGTCAATATTCAGATCTTCTGAAGCTTTTAGAATCTGGCGGGTTTCCTCCTCGTGCCAATTACTTATTCTTGGGAGATTATGTGGATCGTGGAAAGCAAAGCCTGGAAACAATTTGCCTTCTCCTTGCATACAAGATAAAATACCCTGAGAACTTTTTCCTTTTGAGGGGTAACCATGAATGTGCTTCCGTGAACCGTATATATGGATTCTATGATGAGTGTAAACGTCGGTTTAATGTCAGACTTTGGAGGATATTCACAGATTGTTTCAATTGCCTCCCTGTGGCTGCGCTCGTTGATGGAAAGATACTCTGCATGCATGGTGGAATTTCTCCTGACCTGCGCAATTTGGATCAGATTAGGAATTTACAGCGACCTACTGACGTTCCAGATAGCGGTTTGCTTTGTGATCTGCTGTGGTCTGATCCTTCTAATGACATACAAGGTTGGGGTGCGAATGATAGAGGAGTTTCCTATACTTTCGGGGCTGATAGGGTGATAGAATTTCTTAAGAAGCATGATATCGATTTGATTGTTAGAGCTCACCAG GTTGTGGAAGATGGATATGAGTTCTTTGCTAATAAGCAACTCGTGACAATCTTTTCAGCACCAAATTACTGTGGAGAATTTGATAATGCTGGTGCTATGATGAGTGTGGATGAGAATCTGATCTGTTCTTTCCAAATACTAAAGCCCGCATGA
- the LOC119998776 gene encoding serine/threonine-protein phosphatase PP1-like isoform X2, whose translation MEPSVLDGLISRLLEVRGRPGKQVQLSEGETRQLCLTSRTIFLKQPNLLELEAPIKICGDVHGQYSDLLKLLESGGFPPRANYLFLGDYVDRGKQSLETICLLLAYKIKYPENFFLLRGNHECASVNRIYGFYDECKRRFNVRLWRIFTDCFNCLPVAALVDGKILCMHGGISPDLRNLDQIRNLQRPTDVPDSGLLCDLLWSDPSNDIQGWGANDRGVSYTFGADRVIEFLKKHDIDLIVRAHQICRLWKMDMSSLLISNS comes from the exons ATGGAGCCTTCGGTTCTTGACGGTTTGATTAGTAGGCTGCTTGAAGTTAGAGGCAGACCAGGGAAACAGGTGCAGCTCTCTGAGGGTGAGACTAGGCAGCTCTGTCTCACCTCCAGGACCATTTTCTTGAAGCAGCCAAACCTTTTGGAGCTTGAAGCACCTATCAAAATCTGTG GGGACGTACATGGTCAATATTCAGATCTTCTGAAGCTTTTAGAATCTGGCGGGTTTCCTCCTCGTGCCAATTACTTATTCTTGGGAGATTATGTGGATCGTGGAAAGCAAAGCCTGGAAACAATTTGCCTTCTCCTTGCATACAAGATAAAATACCCTGAGAACTTTTTCCTTTTGAGGGGTAACCATGAATGTGCTTCCGTGAACCGTATATATGGATTCTATGATGAGTGTAAACGTCGGTTTAATGTCAGACTTTGGAGGATATTCACAGATTGTTTCAATTGCCTCCCTGTGGCTGCGCTCGTTGATGGAAAGATACTCTGCATGCATGGTGGAATTTCTCCTGACCTGCGCAATTTGGATCAGATTAGGAATTTACAGCGACCTACTGACGTTCCAGATAGCGGTTTGCTTTGTGATCTGCTGTGGTCTGATCCTTCTAATGACATACAAGGTTGGGGTGCGAATGATAGAGGAGTTTCCTATACTTTCGGGGCTGATAGGGTGATAGAATTTCTTAAGAAGCATGATATCGATTTGATTGTTAGAGCTCACCAG ATTTGTAGGTTGTGGAAGATGGATATGAGTTCTTTGCTAATAAGCAACTCGTGA